Proteins from one Maniola hyperantus chromosome 25, iAphHyp1.2, whole genome shotgun sequence genomic window:
- the LOC138404076 gene encoding uncharacterized protein, translated as MSQTSDTAKLIEKVRLRNYLYDLSDTDYKNREKKADAWISIANEMGYESGVYWSAKWKSLRDNYNKFKKTKQESTAASNKKYRNWPWADHMKFLDDFSYTRPYLTNLTSQNDATPNKPSTSHNSATEEEETQLPDTKIIVKNIELKHRRHKMKTVSKKLGQKRSFDEVDLFFLSYAKNFKRLSRKSQALMKVEIASLFTRYELQDENDTDVQTPAFQNFGLFTPSVSCIYDNDNSD; from the exons ATGTCACAAACATCCGACACTGCTAAACTGATAGAAAAAGTTAGACTCAGAAACTACTTATACGATCTAAGTGATACAGATTATAAAAATCGTGAAAAAAAAGCGGACGCTTGGATTTCAATCGCCAATGAAATGGGATATGAAAGTG GGGTCTACTGGAGCGCAAAATGGAAATCCCTGAGAGACAACTACAATAAGTTCAAGAAGACCAAACAAGAGTCAACGGCGGCGTCCAACAAAAAGTACAGAAACTGGCCCTGGGCGGACCACATGAAGTTTTTAGATGATTTCTCGTATACCAGACCGTATTTAACAAACCTTACCTCCCAAAATGATGCAACCCCAAACAAACCAAGTACGTCACACAATTCCGCCACTGAAGAAGAAGAAACCCAACTTCCCGATACTAAAATTATAGTCAAAAACATTGAGTTAAAACACAGAAGGCATAAAATGAAAACTGTCAGCAAAAAGTTGGGACAAAAAAGGAGTTTTGACGAAGTTGATCTCTTCTTTTTAAGCTACGCGAAAAATTTCAAAAGGTTGTCGCGAAAGAGTCAAGCGTTGATGAAAGTTGAGATCGCTTCGCTGTTCACGAGGTACGAGCTTCAGGACGAAAACGATACGGACGTACAGACTCCGGCGTTCCAGAACTTCGGACTTTTCACACCATCGGTGTCTTGTATCTATGATAATGATAATTCCGATTAA